Proteins encoded in a region of the Methylosinus trichosporium OB3b genome:
- a CDS encoding SulP family inorganic anion transporter, protein MPARGFSLFSSLRHAAWRADLAAGVTLAAIAIPEQMATARLAGFPPQIGFFAFLAGSLAFAAFGANRFLSSGADSTIAPIFAGALALLAARGSPQFLALASFLALLVGAILVIGFLLRAGWIADLLSVPVTTGFLAGIAIHILISQLPALLGLPSVEGNEFYRVKEMARHWREVDPATLAIGLGALATIALGEKIAPRLPAALLALAGASLAVRFFDLERRGVAVLGAVSTDVPHPRFPEIAAADIPHLVGLAIIIAMVIMVQTAATSRSFPNEEGRAPDVDRDYLGVGAGCLAAGLVGAFAVDASPPRTAIVAATGGRSQLSSIVAALVIGALLLFGAALLAHVPEAALAGVLLFIAARIFRLHVMRDIARKTRAELALVALTMAAVVALPVQTGVSLAILLSLLHGVWTTTRTRLIGLERVPGTSIWWPCGGDGAGERLAGVLVAGFQAPLSFLNAYGFQRELREAIEASAPRPKLVVLEASNIVEIDYTAAGVLARTIMDCRAAGAEVAIARLESVRAKDALQRFGVMKTLGEGRLFRSVDEATRTLAPEADVIDP, encoded by the coding sequence ATGCCGGCGCGCGGATTCTCGCTGTTCTCGTCGCTCCGCCACGCCGCCTGGCGCGCCGATCTCGCCGCCGGCGTCACCCTCGCCGCCATCGCCATTCCCGAGCAGATGGCGACGGCGCGGCTCGCCGGCTTTCCGCCGCAGATCGGCTTCTTCGCCTTTCTCGCCGGCTCGCTCGCCTTCGCCGCCTTCGGCGCCAATCGCTTTTTGTCGTCGGGCGCCGATTCGACCATCGCGCCGATCTTCGCCGGCGCCCTCGCTCTGCTGGCCGCTCGCGGCTCGCCGCAATTTCTGGCGCTCGCCTCCTTCCTCGCTCTCCTCGTCGGGGCGATCCTCGTCATCGGCTTTCTGCTGCGCGCCGGCTGGATCGCCGATCTCCTCTCGGTTCCGGTGACGACGGGATTTCTCGCCGGCATAGCGATCCATATTCTGATCTCGCAGCTGCCGGCGCTGCTCGGCCTGCCGAGCGTCGAAGGCAATGAGTTCTATCGGGTGAAGGAAATGGCGAGGCATTGGCGCGAGGTCGATCCGGCGACTCTCGCCATCGGGCTCGGCGCGCTCGCGACCATCGCCCTCGGCGAGAAGATCGCCCCGCGCCTGCCGGCGGCGCTGCTCGCGCTCGCCGGCGCGAGCCTCGCCGTGCGCTTTTTCGATCTCGAGCGGCGCGGCGTCGCCGTGCTCGGCGCGGTGTCGACCGACGTGCCCCATCCGCGCTTTCCCGAGATCGCGGCGGCGGATATTCCGCATCTCGTCGGCCTCGCCATCATCATCGCCATGGTGATCATGGTGCAGACGGCGGCGACCTCGCGCTCCTTTCCCAATGAGGAAGGGCGCGCGCCCGATGTCGATCGCGATTATCTCGGCGTCGGCGCCGGCTGCCTCGCCGCCGGCCTCGTCGGCGCCTTCGCCGTCGACGCCTCGCCGCCGCGAACGGCGATCGTCGCCGCGACCGGCGGGCGCTCTCAGCTCTCCTCCATCGTCGCCGCGCTCGTTATCGGCGCGCTGCTCCTCTTCGGCGCCGCGCTGCTCGCCCATGTGCCGGAAGCGGCGCTCGCCGGCGTGCTGCTATTCATCGCCGCGCGCATCTTCCGCCTGCATGTGATGCGCGACATCGCCCGCAAGACGCGCGCCGAGCTGGCGCTGGTGGCGCTGACCATGGCCGCGGTGGTGGCGCTGCCGGTGCAGACCGGCGTGTCGCTCGCCATTCTCCTGTCGCTGCTGCATGGCGTGTGGACGACGACGCGCACGCGGCTCATCGGGCTCGAACGCGTGCCCGGCACATCCATCTGGTGGCCCTGCGGCGGCGACGGAGCCGGCGAGCGGCTCGCGGGCGTGCTGGTCGCCGGCTTCCAGGCGCCGCTCTCCTTCCTCAACGCCTATGGTTTTCAACGCGAGCTGCGCGAGGCCATCGAAGCGAGCGCGCCGCGCCCGAAGCTCGTCGTGCTTGAGGCGAGCAATATCGTCGAGATCGATTACACCGCGGCGGGCGTGCTCGCGCGGACGATCATGGATTGCCGCGCCGCGGGCGCGGAGGTCGCGATCGCCCGGCTCGAATCGGTGCGCGCGAAAGACGCGCTGCAGCGATTCGGCGTGATGAAGACTCTCGGCGAAGGAAGGCTGTTCCGCAGCGTCGACGAGGCGACGCGGACACTGGCGCCGGAGGCGGACGTCATCGACCCCTGA
- a CDS encoding sterol desaturase family protein: protein MSFDPLAVALPLSLLAWLVHMIAFHGVGLAFEWCDRTRRLARFKTRDLDRLSYRRLLPRVLLNQTAILLPAMLATQYFGLAFVGSSELSLAGAALLLAAMGVGHDIVQYASHRLMHHPALMRPLGHTLHHTTGASKAISACYQSAPDFFLEITLPYLLPLVLVGGGGSNMLFHLVVPCLGAFGGLYEHSGYDFGVAFRDPAASGWRRRLNAVLDHLTSSIAHGNHHTRGNVSFSDGFGSPGLCDTIFRTRWDLVPERARQRVREEMA from the coding sequence ATGTCCTTCGATCCGCTCGCTGTCGCCCTGCCGCTGTCCTTGCTCGCCTGGCTCGTCCATATGATCGCCTTTCACGGCGTCGGACTGGCGTTCGAATGGTGCGATCGGACGCGTCGGCTCGCGCGCTTCAAGACGCGCGATCTCGATCGCCTGAGCTATCGGCGGCTGCTGCCGCGCGTGCTGCTCAATCAGACGGCGATATTGCTGCCGGCCATGCTGGCGACGCAATATTTCGGCCTCGCCTTCGTCGGCTCGTCCGAGCTTTCGCTCGCCGGGGCGGCGCTGCTGCTCGCCGCCATGGGCGTCGGCCATGATATCGTGCAATACGCCTCGCATCGGCTGATGCATCATCCGGCGCTGATGCGCCCGCTCGGCCACACGCTCCATCACACGACCGGCGCCAGCAAGGCGATCAGCGCCTGCTATCAATCGGCGCCCGACTTCTTCCTCGAGATCACCCTGCCTTATCTCCTGCCTCTCGTTCTGGTCGGCGGCGGCGGCTCGAACATGTTGTTCCATCTCGTCGTGCCCTGCCTCGGCGCCTTCGGCGGACTCTATGAGCATTCGGGCTATGATTTCGGCGTCGCCTTCCGCGATCCGGCGGCGAGCGGCTGGCGCCGGCGGCTGAACGCCGTGCTCGACCATCTCACCTCCAGCATCGCGCATGGCAATCACCACACGCGCGGCAATGTGAGCTTTTCCGACGGCTTCGGCAGTCCCGGCCTCTGCGACACGATCTTTCGCACCCGCTGGGATCTCGTGCCCGAGCGCGCGCGCCAGCGGGTGCGGGAGGAGATGGCCTGA
- a CDS encoding outer membrane protein assembly factor BamD gives MPMISRPSSRFAIALAALLAAAPARADIMDSISNGFGLFSGEKYKTELLPDIPAEDIYNQALAKLEAKDYETAAKKFGELEKQYPFSHWARKGLLMQTFAQYSKPSYDDAVASAQRYIGLYPTSPETPYMYYLAGMSYYNQVPGVMQDQETAQKALVIFNQLVEKFPKSEYVADVKYKIQVARDQLAAKDMSVGRFYLTRKNYPAAVNRFHDVLAKYQTTRHAEEALYRLTEAYFAMGIVNEAQTAAAILGHNFPDSQWYKDAHELLATGGVAPQEHQGSWLSKIGKTLGAS, from the coding sequence ATGCCGATGATTTCACGACCGTCAAGCCGTTTCGCCATCGCCCTTGCGGCGCTGCTCGCCGCCGCGCCGGCCCGCGCCGATATCATGGACAGCATTTCCAACGGCTTCGGCCTGTTCTCGGGTGAGAAATACAAGACCGAGCTGCTGCCCGACATTCCGGCAGAGGATATCTATAATCAGGCCCTCGCCAAGCTCGAGGCGAAGGACTACGAGACCGCGGCGAAGAAGTTCGGCGAGCTCGAGAAGCAATATCCCTTCTCGCATTGGGCGCGCAAAGGCCTGCTGATGCAGACTTTCGCTCAATATTCCAAGCCGAGCTACGATGATGCGGTCGCCTCGGCGCAGCGTTATATCGGGCTCTACCCGACCTCGCCCGAGACGCCCTATATGTACTATCTCGCCGGCATGTCCTATTACAATCAAGTGCCTGGCGTGATGCAGGACCAGGAGACGGCGCAGAAGGCGCTCGTCATCTTCAATCAGCTGGTCGAGAAATTCCCCAAGTCGGAATATGTCGCCGACGTCAAATACAAGATCCAGGTGGCGCGCGATCAGCTCGCCGCCAAGGACATGTCGGTCGGCCGCTTCTATCTGACGCGCAAGAATTATCCGGCGGCGGTCAACCGTTTCCACGACGTGCTGGCCAAATATCAGACGACCCGCCACGCCGAGGAGGCGCTCTATCGTCTGACCGAGGCCTATTTCGCTATGGGAATCGTCAACGAGGCGCAGACGGCGGCCGCCATTCTGGGGCATAATTTCCCCGATTCGCAGTGGTACAAGGACGCTCACGAGCTGCTCGCGACGGGCGGCGTGGCGCCGCAGGAGCATCAGGGCTCCTGGCTCTCCAAGATCGGCAAGACGCTGGGCGCCAGCTGA
- the recN gene encoding DNA repair protein RecN has protein sequence MLVRLSIRDIVLIDRLDLDFASGLTTLTGETGAGKSILLDAFLLALGARGDAALVRAGETQGQVTAVFDLPPLHSAHVAAREFGLDTGEEMVLRRVQTADGRTRAFVNDQPVSAQALRAIGAELVEIHCQHDDRALVDPSAHRALVDAHGGHTGLAAETRALHGALQKARKSLAEEEARVAAARAEADYLRHAVEELEALAPQKGEEALLAERRQSMQRSEKVAGDLRDALAAFAGERSPASEIAAASRRLERRLPQAPQLLEPPARAISAALDALGVAEQVLEQALADADFDPRELERIEERLFALRGAGRKHQVAVDDLAALAERFSGELAALDAGEARIAALAQEVERAAAAFARAAEKLSAARRAAAKKLDAQVDAELKPLRLDGAHFRTEIVSDPTNGGPDGYDRVEFWVQTNPGSRPGPLVKVASGGELARFMLALKVVLADRGSVPTLVFDEIDTGVGGAVADAIGQRLARLAQRAQVLTVTHAPQVAARASRHLRIAKSAAGAGKKAEAGRVATRVAELAAAERREEIARMLAGATITDEARAAAARLLEGAG, from the coding sequence ATGCTCGTCCGTTTGTCCATTCGCGACATCGTTCTCATCGATCGGCTCGATCTCGACTTCGCGTCGGGGCTGACGACGCTGACCGGCGAGACCGGCGCCGGCAAATCCATCCTGCTCGACGCCTTTCTGCTGGCGCTCGGCGCGCGCGGCGACGCCGCTCTGGTGCGCGCCGGCGAGACGCAGGGGCAGGTGACGGCCGTCTTCGACCTGCCGCCGCTGCATTCCGCTCATGTCGCCGCGCGTGAGTTCGGCCTCGACACCGGCGAGGAGATGGTGCTGCGCCGGGTGCAGACGGCGGACGGACGCACGCGCGCCTTCGTCAACGACCAGCCGGTGAGCGCCCAGGCGCTGCGCGCCATCGGCGCCGAGCTGGTCGAGATCCATTGCCAGCACGACGACCGCGCCCTCGTCGATCCGAGCGCGCATCGCGCGCTCGTCGACGCTCATGGCGGCCACACCGGCCTCGCGGCCGAGACGCGCGCGCTGCATGGCGCGCTGCAGAAGGCGCGCAAATCTCTGGCCGAGGAGGAGGCGCGAGTCGCCGCGGCGCGGGCCGAGGCCGATTATCTGCGCCATGCGGTGGAGGAGCTGGAGGCGCTGGCGCCGCAGAAGGGCGAGGAGGCCTTGCTCGCCGAGCGGCGCCAGTCCATGCAGCGGTCGGAAAAAGTCGCCGGCGATCTGCGCGACGCGCTCGCGGCTTTCGCAGGAGAGCGCTCGCCGGCCTCGGAGATCGCCGCGGCGTCGCGGCGGCTGGAGCGGCGCCTGCCGCAGGCCCCGCAGCTGCTGGAGCCGCCGGCGCGGGCGATCTCGGCGGCGCTCGACGCGCTCGGCGTCGCCGAGCAGGTGTTGGAGCAGGCGCTCGCCGACGCCGATTTCGACCCGCGCGAATTGGAGCGCATCGAGGAGCGTCTGTTCGCGCTGCGCGGCGCCGGGCGCAAGCATCAGGTCGCCGTCGACGATCTCGCCGCGCTGGCCGAGCGCTTTTCCGGCGAGCTCGCGGCGCTCGACGCCGGAGAAGCGCGCATCGCCGCTCTGGCGCAGGAGGTCGAGCGCGCCGCCGCCGCTTTTGCGCGCGCGGCGGAAAAACTGTCCGCGGCGCGGCGGGCGGCGGCCAAGAAGCTCGACGCGCAGGTCGATGCGGAGCTGAAGCCGCTGCGCCTCGACGGCGCGCATTTTCGCACCGAGATCGTCAGCGATCCGACGAATGGCGGGCCGGACGGATATGACCGGGTCGAGTTCTGGGTGCAGACCAATCCCGGCTCGCGGCCCGGCCCGCTGGTGAAAGTGGCCTCGGGCGGCGAGCTCGCGCGCTTCATGCTGGCGCTGAAGGTCGTGCTGGCCGACCGCGGCTCGGTCCCGACCCTCGTCTTCGACGAGATCGACACCGGCGTCGGCGGCGCCGTGGCCGACGCCATCGGCCAGCGCCTCGCGCGGCTCGCGCAGCGCGCCCAGGTGCTGACGGTGACGCATGCGCCGCAAGTGGCGGCGCGCGCGAGCCGTCATTTGCGCATCGCCAAGAGCGCGGCCGGCGCTGGCAAAAAGGCCGAGGCCGGCCGGGTCGCTACCCGCGTCGCCGAGCTGGCGGCGGCCGAGCGGCGCGAGGAGATCGCCCGCATGCTGGCCGGCGCGACCATCACCGACGAAGCCCGCGCCGCCGCCGCCCGGCTGCTGGAAGGGGCGGGGTGA
- a CDS encoding XRE family transcriptional regulator: protein MPETDEGPVFDRSGLARRLAQAVELAGGSARVLRESGVKASTYSRYIKEQSEASAEKLGRIAEVAGVSLDWLVLDRGAPVFEQEGEPPPLPAGPDMAMIPHSHVRPRVAEPADSRSALVEKLPFPRALLRRLGLGAGEVEFVRAVGDSMEPTIDDGALVLIDRTRKEIAGDAIYLVTLDGEARLERVRRNIDGSILLISDNRRYDPEHVRRQDVERLAVHGRACWTEKRL from the coding sequence GTGCCGGAAACGGATGAGGGACCCGTATTCGACAGGAGCGGCCTCGCCAGGAGACTGGCGCAGGCGGTCGAGCTGGCGGGCGGCTCGGCGCGCGTGCTGAGAGAATCCGGCGTCAAGGCCTCCACCTATAGCCGTTATATCAAGGAGCAGAGCGAAGCGTCGGCCGAGAAGCTCGGACGCATAGCGGAAGTGGCCGGCGTCTCGCTCGACTGGCTCGTCCTCGATCGCGGCGCGCCCGTATTCGAGCAGGAAGGCGAGCCGCCGCCCTTGCCGGCAGGCCCGGATATGGCGATGATCCCGCATTCGCATGTGCGCCCGCGAGTCGCGGAGCCAGCCGATTCGCGCAGCGCCCTCGTCGAGAAGCTGCCGTTTCCGCGCGCCCTGCTGCGCCGGCTCGGCCTCGGCGCGGGCGAGGTCGAGTTCGTGCGCGCAGTGGGCGATTCGATGGAGCCGACGATCGACGACGGCGCTCTCGTTCTGATCGACCGCACCCGAAAAGAGATCGCCGGCGACGCGATCTACCTCGTGACGCTGGACGGCGAAGCACGCCTCGAGCGCGTGCGCCGGAATATCGACGGCTCCATTTTGCTCATCTCCGACAATAGAAGATACGACCCGGAGCATGTTCGGCGACAGGATGTCGAGCGGCTCGCTGTGCATGGCCGAGCGTGCTGGACGGAAAAGCGGCTCTGA
- a CDS encoding lytic transglycosylase domain-containing protein: MKVAIRAVAALGLVALAGCSSAPPDTGFVAKAPDEPIPPPEPITLTPRQKLEASITRKAIAYDIPESLIHRAVRRESNYNPAAKNGPYWGLMQISYPTARSVGYNGPAKGLLDAETNLNYGVAYLANAYRVAEGDISRAIRLYSTGFYYEAKRKGLLGVMRGADSTPEKVAAAETSAAPSAK, from the coding sequence ATGAAAGTAGCGATTCGCGCCGTAGCGGCGCTCGGGTTGGTCGCGCTCGCCGGTTGCAGCAGCGCTCCGCCGGATACGGGCTTCGTCGCCAAGGCGCCGGACGAGCCCATTCCGCCGCCGGAGCCGATCACCCTCACGCCGCGCCAGAAGCTCGAAGCCAGCATCACGCGCAAGGCCATCGCCTACGACATTCCGGAATCGCTCATTCACAGAGCGGTGCGCCGCGAGAGCAATTACAATCCCGCCGCCAAGAATGGTCCTTATTGGGGCCTGATGCAGATCAGCTATCCGACCGCCCGCAGCGTCGGCTATAATGGCCCGGCCAAGGGCCTGCTCGACGCCGAGACCAATCTCAATTACGGCGTCGCTTATCTCGCCAACGCCTATCGCGTCGCCGAGGGCGACATTTCCCGTGCCATCAGGCTCTATTCGACCGGCTTTTATTACGAGGCCAAGCGCAAGGGTCTGCTCGGCGTCATGCGCGGAGCCGATTCCACGCCCGAGAAGGTCGCCGCCGCCGAGACGAGCGCCGCGCCATCGGCGAAGTGA
- a CDS encoding CbtB domain-containing protein has product MTTEILIRDVRSAPIPVRDILPFAIWFGLLALLAIYFIGAEQGATALVEGAYIHELVHDGRHLLGFPCH; this is encoded by the coding sequence ATGACCACTGAAATTCTCATCCGTGACGTTCGGTCGGCCCCGATTCCGGTGCGGGACATTCTCCCCTTCGCGATCTGGTTCGGGCTTCTCGCCCTTCTCGCGATCTATTTCATCGGCGCCGAGCAGGGCGCGACCGCTCTCGTCGAGGGCGCCTATATCCACGAGCTCGTGCATGACGGGCGCCATCTGCTCGGCTTCCCCTGCCACTGA
- a CDS encoding CbtA family protein — protein MVAKLLLRGMLAGVLAGVVAFALAFLFGERQIDLAIAFETAMAHAEDEPELVSRAMQATFGLLTALLVYGGALGGLLALVFAFAHGRMGRLDARSTALLLAALGLTVLVLVPALKYPPNPPAVGDPATIGARSLLHFGMLAVSLLAAVAAASAAGGARRRLGGWNAALLGVGGYLALVAGVMAILPAIDEVPQNFSATTLWNFRLASLGVNAVLWLSLGLLFGALCHERAPAAAK, from the coding sequence TTGGTCGCGAAGCTCCTGCTGCGCGGGATGCTGGCCGGCGTCCTGGCGGGCGTCGTCGCCTTCGCGCTGGCCTTTCTCTTCGGCGAGCGGCAGATCGATCTCGCCATCGCCTTCGAGACGGCGATGGCGCATGCGGAGGATGAGCCGGAGCTGGTGAGCCGGGCGATGCAGGCGACTTTTGGCCTGCTGACCGCTCTGCTCGTCTATGGCGGCGCGCTCGGGGGCCTGCTCGCCCTCGTCTTCGCCTTCGCCCATGGACGCATGGGCCGGCTGGACGCCCGCTCGACGGCGCTGCTGCTCGCCGCGCTCGGCCTCACGGTCCTCGTCCTGGTTCCGGCGCTCAAATATCCGCCCAATCCGCCGGCGGTCGGCGATCCGGCGACGATCGGCGCGCGCAGCCTCCTCCATTTCGGGATGCTCGCCGTCTCCCTCCTCGCCGCCGTCGCCGCGGCTTCCGCCGCCGGCGGGGCGCGGCGTCGGCTCGGCGGCTGGAACGCCGCTCTGCTCGGCGTCGGCGGCTATCTCGCTCTGGTGGCGGGCGTGATGGCGATCCTGCCGGCGATCGACGAGGTTCCGCAGAATTTCTCCGCGACGACTCTGTGGAATTTCCGGCTCGCCTCGCTCGGCGTCAACGCCGTGCTTTGGTTGAGCCTCGGCCTCCTGTTCGGCGCGCTCTGCCACGAGCGGGCGCCGGCCGCCGCGAAGTGA
- a CDS encoding histidine phosphatase family protein → MTEPATRLLLLCHASTAAQRSAAFPLDEPIDEKGRAAAAGIAGRFSSARTIVASPARCALDTAAAAGLAARPEPALRDCDYGRWAGRSLGDVAESEPEAVEQWLIDPEAAPHGGESIAALIARVAGWMESGAIAGPALAITHAGVIRAAVIHAIGAPAGSFWRIDAPPLSLVDLRHNGRGWSWRAGVHPVSTAGSTR, encoded by the coding sequence GTGACCGAGCCGGCGACGCGGCTGCTGCTGCTTTGCCATGCGTCCACAGCCGCGCAGCGGAGCGCCGCCTTTCCCCTCGACGAGCCCATCGATGAGAAGGGCCGCGCTGCGGCGGCGGGGATCGCCGGTCGTTTTTCGTCCGCGCGGACCATCGTCGCCAGTCCGGCGCGTTGCGCCCTCGACACCGCCGCCGCGGCGGGGCTGGCGGCGCGTCCCGAGCCGGCCTTGCGCGATTGCGATTATGGCCGCTGGGCCGGCCGCAGCCTCGGCGACGTCGCCGAATCAGAGCCGGAAGCGGTCGAGCAATGGCTGATCGACCCGGAGGCCGCGCCGCATGGCGGCGAATCGATCGCCGCTCTCATCGCCCGCGTCGCCGGCTGGATGGAGAGCGGCGCGATCGCCGGCCCGGCGCTGGCGATCACCCATGCCGGCGTGATCCGCGCCGCGGTCATCCACGCCATCGGCGCTCCCGCCGGCTCCTTCTGGCGCATCGACGCGCCGCCTCTGTCGCTGGTCGATCTGCGTCACAACGGGCGCGGCTGGTCCTGGCGCGCCGGCGTCCATCCGGTGAGCACCGCGGGGTCGACGCGGTAG
- a CDS encoding FecCD family ABC transporter permease, whose product MAAVPTCGRITAPPLVPFLAALAILVGALSVLVGPAPLSPAEIGAALLGGGDQIARDIVFQIRAPRALLSLLIGAMLGLSGAALQGLLRNPLADPAVIGTSSSASLGAVIALYFGVARAAPLALPLMAVAGALLGLAALLPIARRSEGPSTLILAGVAVSALAGAGVSLALNLAPNPFAVSEIAFWLLGSLSDRSLEHVLLATPLIAAGAALILFQARALDGLALGEDAARSLGFDLGRVGALVAAGVAIGVGAAVAVSGSIGFVGLVAPYLARPFTDQRPSRSLAPSALIGAVLLGLADILVRLIPTSTELRLGVVTAMIGAPVFIGVLLRPNAPGAGR is encoded by the coding sequence TTGGCAGCTGTCCCAACCTGCGGCCGGATCACGGCGCCGCCGCTCGTTCCGTTCCTGGCCGCGCTCGCAATCCTCGTCGGCGCCCTGTCCGTGCTCGTCGGCCCCGCACCGCTCTCCCCTGCCGAGATCGGCGCCGCGCTGCTCGGCGGCGGCGACCAGATTGCGCGGGACATCGTCTTTCAAATCCGCGCGCCGCGCGCGCTGCTCTCGCTGCTCATCGGCGCCATGCTCGGACTGTCGGGCGCTGCGCTGCAAGGCCTCTTGCGCAATCCGCTCGCCGATCCGGCCGTCATCGGAACCTCGAGCTCGGCGTCGCTCGGCGCTGTGATCGCGCTCTATTTCGGCGTCGCCAGAGCGGCGCCGCTGGCGCTGCCGCTGATGGCGGTGGCGGGCGCCTTGCTCGGCCTCGCGGCGCTGCTGCCGATCGCGCGGCGCAGCGAAGGCCCGTCGACGCTGATCCTCGCCGGCGTCGCCGTTTCGGCGCTCGCCGGCGCCGGCGTGTCGCTGGCGCTCAATCTCGCGCCCAATCCCTTCGCCGTGTCCGAGATCGCCTTCTGGCTGCTCGGCTCGCTGAGCGACCGCTCGCTCGAGCATGTGCTGCTGGCGACGCCGCTGATCGCCGCCGGCGCGGCGTTGATCCTGTTTCAGGCACGCGCGCTGGACGGGCTCGCGCTCGGCGAGGACGCCGCGCGCAGCCTCGGCTTCGATCTCGGCCGCGTCGGCGCGCTCGTCGCCGCGGGCGTCGCCATCGGCGTCGGCGCCGCGGTCGCGGTCTCCGGCTCCATCGGCTTCGTCGGCCTCGTCGCGCCTTATCTCGCGCGTCCTTTCACCGATCAGCGGCCGAGCCGGAGCCTCGCGCCCTCCGCGCTCATCGGCGCCGTGCTGCTGGGCCTCGCGGATATTCTGGTGCGGCTCATTCCGACCTCGACCGAGCTGCGCCTCGGCGTCGTCACCGCGATGATCGGCGCGCCCGTCTTCATCGGCGTGCTGCTGCGGCCCAACGCTCCGGGAGCCGGTCGATGA
- the cobW gene encoding cobalamin biosynthesis protein CobW, whose protein sequence is MTKIPTTVITGFLGSGKTTLIRHLLHNAGGRRLAVIVNEFGDIGVDGDILRGCGADACAEEDIVELANGCICCTVADDFLPTMTKLLERADPPEHILIETSGLALPKPLLKAFAWPDVRTRATVDGVIVVIDAAAVAAGRFAPDEAALAALRAQDPNLDHETPLEELFEEQLGSADLVVLNKTDLLDAAELAAVERDVLAAARAGVVAMRACEGRLHPSALLGLGLSAEDDLDSRPSHHEAEADHDHDDFTSFVLHAGAIEAAEPLAARLGDILARHDVLRLKGVVAVRGKPARLIVQAVGPRVETYYDRRWREDESRMSRLVVIGEKGFARENIEAALIAALV, encoded by the coding sequence GTGACCAAGATCCCGACCACAGTCATCACCGGCTTTCTCGGCTCCGGCAAGACCACGCTCATTCGTCATCTGCTGCACAACGCCGGCGGGCGGCGCCTCGCGGTGATCGTCAACGAGTTCGGCGACATCGGCGTCGACGGGGACATTCTGCGCGGCTGCGGCGCCGACGCCTGCGCGGAGGAGGACATCGTCGAGCTCGCCAATGGCTGCATCTGCTGCACCGTGGCCGATGATTTTCTGCCGACGATGACGAAGCTGCTGGAGCGGGCCGATCCGCCCGAGCATATATTGATCGAGACCAGCGGCCTCGCTCTGCCCAAGCCGCTGCTGAAAGCCTTCGCCTGGCCGGATGTGCGCACGCGCGCGACCGTCGACGGCGTGATCGTCGTCATCGACGCGGCGGCGGTGGCCGCAGGGCGTTTCGCGCCGGACGAAGCGGCGCTCGCCGCTCTGCGCGCGCAAGATCCCAATCTCGACCATGAGACGCCGCTCGAGGAATTGTTCGAGGAGCAGCTCGGATCGGCCGATCTCGTCGTGCTCAACAAGACCGATCTTCTCGACGCCGCCGAGCTCGCCGCGGTCGAGCGGGACGTGCTTGCGGCGGCGCGCGCGGGCGTGGTCGCGATGCGCGCCTGCGAGGGCCGGCTGCATCCTTCCGCTCTGCTCGGCCTCGGCCTCTCAGCCGAGGACGATCTCGACAGCCGGCCGTCGCACCATGAAGCGGAGGCGGATCATGATCACGATGATTTCACGAGCTTCGTGCTGCATGCCGGCGCGATCGAAGCCGCCGAGCCGCTCGCCGCGCGTCTTGGCGACATCCTCGCGCGCCATGACGTGCTGCGCCTCAAGGGCGTCGTCGCCGTGCGCGGCAAGCCGGCGCGGCTCATCGTGCAGGCCGTCGGACCGCGCGTCGAAACCTATTATGATCGCCGCTGGCGCGAGGACGAATCGCGCATGAGCCGCCTCGTCGTCATCGGCGAGAAGGGGTTTGCGCGCGAGAACATCGAGGCGGCGCTGATCGCGGCGCTCGTCTGA